Genomic DNA from Ruminococcus sp. OA3:
ATTCCTCAATCAGCCGCCATCTCATCTCCTGCTCAAAAAGTGCCTTGACGGAAATTGACGGGGGCGTGACATGTTCAGGAGACAGATCAGGCGCTGAAAAGGGGACCGGCTCGTATGATTCCCCAGTGTTCGCTACCTCAAGCATCCGATTTAGCTTGAACAGGCGGAAATCCTGTTTCTCACAACATCTTCCCCAGATATACCATGACGACCATTTGAAGATCAGCAGATAAGGCTCTATCGCCCGGCTGCTGTTCCCGGCCGGAGCAAAGTAAGAAAATGTAATTTTCTCATGCCGTGTGATTGCGGTCTGTATCAGTTCAATCTTAGGAGCCAGCAGAGATTTATACCAGGAAGAAAGATCAATCAGGATATGTTCGTTGGAAGTCAGTATGTCGGGATTCTCAGCGGACAATTTCTCCATAAGCTGTCTCATTTTTCTGTTTCCACTGACGCTGTCAAGGCTTCGAAGCCCCGCAAGAATAGCCTGCATATCGGATGCGGTCAAAAGCGTCCGGTCAATGCGGTACCCTTCCATAATGGAAATCCCCCCGTTTGTTCCCTGTGTTGTCACAATGGGAATGCCTGCCCTGCACAGTGCTTCGATATCCCGGTTGATGGTGCGCCTTGACACTTCGAATTTTTCTGAAAGACAGGGAGCCGTCACCTTCTCCTGCTGCAGCAGGATGGACAAAATCCCGATCAGTCGTTCTATTTTCATAAAGAAACTCCTTAGCTGTTAATCGTATGATACGGTTAGTATAGCGCAGGCCGGAGTTTTCGGCAAATGAAATTATTATTACTGATAATCTGCAAGATTGTCTTTCGTTACCAGCTCATACGGTATTTCGATGAACTCCGGCTGCAGATCGGAAGCACATGCGGAATATGCAGCGATTGCCCCCCACTGTCCCTGTTTTACCGCATTCTGG
This window encodes:
- a CDS encoding YafY family protein, translating into MKIERLIGILSILLQQEKVTAPCLSEKFEVSRRTINRDIEALCRAGIPIVTTQGTNGGISIMEGYRIDRTLLTASDMQAILAGLRSLDSVSGNRKMRQLMEKLSAENPDILTSNEHILIDLSSWYKSLLAPKIELIQTAITRHEKITFSYFAPAGNSSRAIEPYLLIFKWSSWYIWGRCCEKQDFRLFKLNRMLEVANTGESYEPVPFSAPDLSPEHVTPPSISVKALFEQEMRWRLIEEYGPNCYTEQEDGKLLFTFGFSDKENLFSWVFSFGDKVELLEPAYLRREFVLRAKMLLQRYHTGSNE